A DNA window from Christiangramia salexigens contains the following coding sequences:
- the nadE gene encoding NAD(+) synthase, with product MRTEKVAEHIITWLKEYATKANMNGFVVGVSGGIDSAVTSTLCAKTGLPTLCLEMPIHQDKGQISRAQKHIKELEHNFANVSNVEINLTPVFEEFKGAMPQQRKSDTIELSLANSRARLRMTTLYYFAGLHKYLVAGTGNKVEDFGVGFYTKYGDGGVDLSPIADLMKSEVFELGDYLNIIPEIMNAAPTDGLFGDSRSDEDQLGASYDELEWAMNNFEKGKKAEDFTGRDKEVFEIYKRLNGSNKHKMLPIPVCEVPFHLKN from the coding sequence ATGCGCACGGAAAAAGTAGCAGAACACATCATTACATGGCTTAAAGAATATGCTACCAAAGCTAATATGAACGGATTCGTAGTTGGAGTTAGTGGCGGTATAGATTCTGCTGTAACCTCCACTTTGTGCGCGAAAACAGGACTACCAACCTTATGCCTTGAAATGCCTATACATCAGGACAAAGGCCAGATAAGCCGGGCACAAAAACATATTAAGGAATTGGAGCATAATTTTGCGAATGTGAGCAATGTGGAAATAAACCTAACACCTGTTTTCGAGGAATTTAAAGGCGCTATGCCTCAGCAAAGAAAATCGGACACTATTGAACTTAGCTTAGCAAATTCAAGAGCGCGGCTAAGAATGACCACCCTGTATTATTTTGCGGGCCTGCATAAATATCTTGTAGCGGGAACAGGAAATAAGGTAGAAGATTTTGGAGTTGGTTTTTATACAAAATATGGAGATGGCGGGGTAGACCTTAGTCCGATCGCGGATCTTATGAAAAGCGAGGTTTTTGAACTAGGTGATTACCTGAACATAATTCCTGAGATCATGAACGCGGCACCAACAGATGGTTTGTTTGGTGACAGCAGAAGCGATGAAGATCAATTAGGCGCTTCCTATGACGAATTGGAGTGGGCTATGAATAATTTTGAAAAGGGTAAAAAAGCTGAAGATTTTACAGGAAGAGATAAAGAGGTTTTTGAAATTTACAAAAGATTGAACGGCAGCAATAAACACAAAATGCTTCCCATTCCCGTCTGCGAAGTACCTTTTCATCTAAAGAATTAA